The nucleotide sequence GACCGCAGCCGCTGCAGCCGGTCGCTCCGCGCATCCTGCCGACGTATGAAGAGCTGATGGTCGACCGGGACGACGACGGCCGCCAGCAAAGTTACCTGGCAACGGAAGAAAACTTCCTGACGCTGCAGGAATTCGAAAAGAACAATCTGATCGTGCCGATCGTCGGCGACTTTGCCGGCACCGGCGCCTTCCACTCGGTCGGCGATTACCTGAGGAAACACGGCGCCGTCGTGAGCGCGCTGTATACATCGAATGTCGAGCAGTATCTCTTCATGTCGGAAGACTGGAAGGCGTTCTATAAGAATGTTTCGACCCTTCCGCTCGATGCGAAGAGCGTATTCATCCGGCCGCTGATCAATACCGGCGACATCCGAGTCGGACCGGGCCCGTATTCCGCTTCACCGCAATTCCGAACCGGATTCCATTTCGATACTTTCCTGTTCCCTATCAAAGATCTCGTCACCGCCTTCGATGGCGGCATGATCGAGACCTATTACGACGTTATCGCAAGCCGCAACTGAATTGACACATCCTCTCATCGAATTCGAACGTGTCACCGTGATGCGCGGGCACACCATGGCATTAAATAATGTCTCGTTGAAAATCGGGCTGGGCGAACACGTCGCGATTCTCGGCCCCAACGGCTGCGGCAAATCGACGCTGATCAAGGCGATCACGCGCGAGTGCTATCCGGTGATTCAGGAAGGCTCGTCGGTGCGGATCATGGGCGAGGATCGCTGGGAAGTCTGGGAATTGCGGAAGCTGCTCGGCATTGTCTCCGCCGATCTGATGGCGACCTGCACACGCGCCATATCGGGCCGCGAGATCGTGTTGTCCGGCTTCTTCTCCAGCATCGGCATCTGGCCACACCAGGAAATGGACATCACTCCGGAGATGGAGGAACGCGCCAATCGCGCGCTGGAAATGCTGGAAGTTTCACATCTCGCCGAGAGAGATACCGCAGAGATGTCGTCCGGAGAGGCCCGCCGCGTCCTGCTGGCCCGCGCGCTGGTGCATGATCCGCGCGCGTTGCTTCTGGATGAGCCGTCGACTGCGCTGGATCTCAGCGCGCAGCACGAATTGCGATCGATGCTGCGGAAGCTGGCCCAGTCCGGGATCGGCATCGTCATGGTGACGCATCATCTGTCGGATTTGATCCCGGAAATGGATCGCGTCGTGTTAATGCGAGGCGGTAAGGTTATCGCCGATGGCCCGACACGCGACGTGCTGGTCGAGGAAAAACTATCCGCGTTGTTCGGGCACCGCGTCGAGCTACTTGAACGTGACGGCTATTACAACCTCTGGTAAGGGGACCGGAACACAAGAAGCACAAAAAGCACAAGATCAGATCCGAGCATCTTGCGCTTTTTGTGCTTCTTGTGTTCCGGTCCCTTATAGCAAGTTTCGCTGCCGGTCCATTCGCGACGTGTGATCCTGCGCAAAGCGTTGAACCCCCGCGAAAATCGACTCCGCATCCAGGTGCGCCTCTGCGATCACGTCGGCTTCGAGCCCACCCGTGAGCCACTGATTATCCCAATCGGAGGTCATCGAATATTCATCCGTCATGGGCCCGACGTTGCGCAACGGCCACATCCGCCGCGTTCCACTGCTGACGAACATCAGATTCATCTTCGCCGCATCGGGCAACACCGCATTGCGATACGTTTCCGGCTGGTGATCGAACAACTCCTCGCTGATCGCCGAGATGACTTTCACATTCACGCCGGCTTCTTCGAGCCGCGGCAGCACGCTGACCAGATTCATCGTGGCGCTGGAACCCTGTGCCACGACGTATCCGTGCTTCGGCTTGCCGGGAGCGAAATCGCGAATGACGTAAAGCCCCTTGGCGGCGGCGCGAATATCCGGATCGGCAAACTTCGTCCGGTCGATGACTTTGAAATCCGGACGCGCCACTTCGATGGTGATGATGCCGACCTTCTTCTCGCGCGCCGCAATCTCGGCGGCAGCGAAGTACCCCGGCGCGACGTCGTTGTAATCCCAGAAGCTGAGGTTGATCACGTGGCCGCGCGGGAACAGCTTCCACACCTGCGGCGAGAAAATGCCGAAATGCGTCCGCGCATCGGCAGCAGTTTCGGGCCCCGAGTGTCCCGCAAGGATATGCAGAACGCCCATCCGGAATCGGCTGTCCTGGTTCTGCTGGCTCCAGACGCGAGCCGGCAGATACATCAGCGGGGTGAATGCGCCGTAGGTCCCGCTGAACGCCCACACGCCGGCAAACTTTTCGGGATCGACCGAGGCGGACTGGCTGACCAGCCCGATCGCGCTGGAAACATTTCCGGCTTCCTGGATCGCGGCCTTCAGCCGCGTGCCGAGCGGATTGGTATCCGGATCGTAATGACCCCAGATGCTGCCGTGCTCCAGATTGACGGACTCCGAAAGATCCGCCGCCAGCGTTAACGCGCGGTTGTCCGTGACGTAATTCAACCACTTGATGATTTCCGATATGCCGCGGCGGGCGCCGGCCACTTCGCCGTATTTGCGGAAGAGCGCGATCTTCACCTGCTTCTCGGCGCCGGAAACGGCATTCTTCATGGTGACCGTCTGCAGTTCTTCCGGAAGATTCGCGACGCGGAGACGATCGTCGAGGAACGGATCGCGCTTGACGTCGATGCGGACCGGGAACTGGTCCTTCAACGAATCGCCGATTTCGACCAGCCGGTCGGCGAGCCAGTCGCCGAGGCCGTTCTTGGCGAGGACGGACATCGCAACGTCGATGTTGGTCTTGAACTGGATCAGCCGTTCGCGCGGCTCACTGACGGCGCCGTCGCGGATGCCGGAAAACTGGACACCGTAGTGATCCTCGAAGGTCTTCGCCAGCGAGAGGAAATACTCGGAGTTCATTTTGAACCCGTAAGGATGGCTCGGGAATCCGACGATCTGATCCGTGCCGGCCAGCTTGCCGTTGAGCGCTCCGGGCCAGTAGCCCTTCGTGGTTTTTCCGAAGACGATCATCGGGCGGCGGTCGGACGGATCCCAGTTTTCCATTTTTTGAAGCACGTCCAGGATCTGCGCGTAGTCATGGCCGTCGGGGATTGAGAAGACGTTCCAGCCGTACGATGTCCACTGATCGATCAGCTTGTAGCCTTCGAACTTTTTCGCAACCACGCCGCCGATCAGCGCATCGTCGATGCCGGCGTTGTTGTCGGAGAAGAAAATGCGGAGGCGCTTGCCGACCTGCAGCGCGATGGCCTGCGTCTTGAGTTCCTGCGCGTGTCCGGCGCACATTGCAAATTCGCCTTCGAAGGCGATGACTTTCGGTGAACCCGCCGGCGCGCCGATGAAATTCCAGAATGCCGCTTTGCCCGCTGCCGCCGCAATACCCACACCGGACGGACCGCCGTTGACGTCGTTGGTGAAATCGGTGGATTCGATGTGTCCGGAAAGAGCGCGGATGCCGCGGCCTTTGGTTTCGGTAAAGAGCGGATGGTCGCTGAGTCCCTGATCGGAGAGCAGATTCTTCAGCGCGCCCGCGCCCCGGCGGAATCCGAGCGCATCGACGCCGAGCATGGCTTCCTTCGGCGTGACGTAATAGCGCTTGTCCCCGGTCGCTTCGAACTTCCGGCGCAGCGCCTCGCCCATGATCATCCACAGGGCGTAACAGGTCGGCGCGCAATGCCCCGCCGCCAGCATGAACTTGTCGGAATACGGATGCTTCGGACGGCGGTAGTCATAGCGAAGGCCGCCATTTTCCGGCCCCACCAGATGCGTCGCGACATTGAACGGCGTATAGGCGACCGGCCCGCCGAAGTGCCCGGTCTGCGCATAATTGCCGAGCAGCGTCAGCGTCATGCAGGTCATATAGCCAATGTCTGCAAGCTTTTGCTGCTCAGACGGTGATTTTGAATCCGTGGTCGATATGGGCGAAGCTACGCTCATCCAGGTTGTCTCCCTTAAGCCGGTAATGAACGGCCATGATACCGCACTGACGAAGTTGTTTAGCCGCAGAATACGCGGATGACGCAGATATCTGCGCCATCCGCGTATTCTGCGGCTAAAACCTCTCTCAGTGACCGGTTCCAGCCATCAGCTTCCGCAGCAGGGCGGCAGTGTCTTCGTGGACATCAATGCGCTGGCCGCCGCGGCTGTTGCCGCCGGCTTTACCCAGCGCGGAATCGATGGGGGTCTTGCCGTTGTTGTCTTTGGCGTTGAGGTCGGCGCCGTGCGCCACGAGAAGTTCGACAGCGGGGTTCCAGCCCCAGAAGGCGGCGCCGTGAAGCGGCGTCTGGCCGCGGATGTTGTCGTGGGCGTTGATTTCGCCGCCGGCGTCGAGAATGAGCTTAAGCGAATCGACGGAACGCTGCGCGGTGTCTTCGGTGGTAAAGACGCCGCGGGTGTCCGCATCGACGGAACCCAGTCCGGCGGCGGCCATCGTCGGCGTGGTTCCGCGCATATTCGGAAGATTCGGGTTCGCGCCGTGCTTCAACAACAGCGCGATCGCCGGCGCATCGAGGCCTTTGGCCGCGCGCAAGAGCGGAGTGGCGCCGATCGTCAGCATGCCGTCAACGCCGCGATCCGCGCCGATATTGCGATAAGGGGGCAGAAGCTTCAGTTGCAGATTGGGGTTGGCGCCCACATCCAGAATCATCGCGATGATCTGCAGGCTGGTGGTTTCATCCAGCGACGGGCGATCGGCCCGGCCGCCGTGCGGCAGCGTATTCACATCGACCGCGCACCATAAAGGACTGCGGCCCCACAGATCCCATTTGTCGACGTTCGCGCCCGCCTTGATCAGAACGGCCGCGGCATCGAAATGCATGTTGCTGACAGCCATGATCAGGGGCGTTACGCCTTCGGGATCCTGAAGATCGATATTGGCGCCTCCGGCAATCAATGCGCGGACACAGTCCACGCAGCCTTCGCGCGCCGCGTAAAGCAGCGGGGTCAGTCCACCCGGCGCACGATACTGCGCCCTGGGTTCGGTCGAGACTTCGGACGGCCAGTCCAGCGGCGTGGCATCGGTGAACATGGCGTTGGCCGTCGGATTGACGAACGCGCGGGCATTGACGTCCGCGTGATGCGCGATCAATTCCTTGACCATCGCGGGCTGGTTCTGCGCCGCAGCCCACATCAGCGCAGTTTGCTTTTTCTGCTGCTCCGCGGCATTGACGTTGGCGCCGTGATCGAGCAGGAGTTTCGCGGCGGCGACATTGGTGCCGCGCGCGACGATCATGAGGGCGGTCATACCGTCCGCTGCGGGAAGGTTGGCGTCGGCGCCGGCCTTCAATAACTTCTCCATGATGGCCGTATTGCCGTTCAGCGCGGCTTCCGTCAAGGGAGTCGCGTCGTATTCATTCTTTGCGTTGACACTCGCGACGTTCGCGCCCGACTTGATCAGGCGATCGACGGCAGCCGCGTCATTGTTGTGGACGGCCCGCAGCAGCGCGCTGCTGGCGTCATCGACACCGGCCGAAAATGCCGCAGAAACGGCGCCCATGGCGCCGGTGAACAGCGCGGCGCAAAGCAAAACGCGTATCCGCATCCTAGACCTCCGAAAAGACCTTCGTACCGTCGTCGCCAATTTTCTCCACCGGAATGCCTGCCCTGTTGACCAGCGTCAGCAGGAGATCCGATAACGGCGTCTGATCCGGATACTTCAGGTGCTGGTTGCCTTTGATCTTGCCGTATGCGCCGCCGATGATCGCCGATGGCAGCGGATAGTGATTATGCGCGTTGCTGTTGCTCATGTTGCTGCCGAACAGCATGATCGAATGGTCGAGCATCGAGCCGTCGCCGTCCGGGAGCCCGGCCAGCTTGGTTGCGAACTTCGCCATGATCTCCGAATGATAGGTCTGGATCTTAACCAGCTTCTCGATCCGCGTCTTGTCGTTCTGATGATGCGAGATCGCATGAAACGCATCCGGCACGCCGATCTGGTTGTAGGTCAGACTGGTCGCCTCGGCGCACATCATGAAGGTGAAGACGCGCGTCAGGTTCGCCTGAAAGGCGAGCGCAATCATGTCGAACATCAGATTGATATGCGCATCGAACGGAAGCGGGGCGGCGGCCGGCGCGGCCGGCAGGTTCAGTTTCGACAGATCACGCGCTTCCATCTTCTGGACGCGGCTTTCGATCTCGCGCACGCTGTCGAGATAATCGTTAACGACGGTCTTGTCGCGCGGTCCAAGACTGCGCTGCAGGTCTGCAGCTTCTTCGGAAACGAGGTCGAGCAGGCTGGAGTACTGCCGCGCGATGTTCTTGCGTTCCCGCGCATCGTCGCCCTGACCGAAAAGCCGCTGGAAGAGTTTGCGGGGCTCGGTCTCCATCGGCAGCGGCGTCGACGGCGTCCGGAACGAGATGGTTCCGGAGTAACTGCAGCCGTACTCGCGGTCGCATGCTCCGCCGGAACCACGCGATTCGGTCGCGACTTCAAGCGACGGGAAAGGCGTGTCCTGCCCGAGATGCTTCGCGGCAATCTGATCGATGGTGACGCCGGCCCAGGGAGACTGAGACTTGCGCGGCGCGACGCCGCCCAGCCAGGTTCCCGGGCTCAAGGCATGGACGGGCGGAGCGATCGCAGCCTTGTTCTCGAGGCCGCTCACGATCGTGAGCTGTTTGCGGAATTTCTCGAGCGGCTTCAGGATCGGCGTGATCTCGAAGTCCGAGCCTTCGGCCGCCGGCGTCCAGCGATCCATGATCGCGCCGTGCGGGAAGTAGATGAATCCCATGCGCGGCAAAGGAGCCGCCGCCGTCTGCGAAAGCGCCGTCGCTGCCGGAATCATCGCTTCCAGTAACGGCAAACCCACGGCCACACCAGCGCCGCGAAGGAACGTGCGGCGGGACAAATGCTTCTTTGTGATGAACATTTTTGGCTCCTAATTGCTCTTAACTTCGTCCGCTTTCTGCATCTGGAACGGCGCGCTCTTCACTATTCCCATCACGATCGAGGAAAATCGGCGATCCTCTTTCGCGCTATCCCGCACGATCTTCCGTACGGCCGGCATGTCGTAGTATTCGACACTTCGTCCCAGCGCATACATCATTAACTTTTCCGTCAGAGTCTGAACGAACTGATCCGGACGCCGTTCGAGAGCTTTCCGGACATCGATCGGGCCGTTCACCGGCGTTCCGTCGGACAGCTTGCCGGAAGCGTCGATCGGGGTTACCGCCCAGCGGTCCTTGGTGCGCCAGGCGCCGACCGCATCGAAATTTTCCATCGCAAAGCCCAGCGGGTCGAGCACGCCATGGCAGCCGTTGCACGTCGGCTTGGACCGGTGCTGTTCCATGATCTCGCGCACACTCTTGGGCCTTTCCCCTTCTTTGGTTTCCTTGAAGCCTTCGACATCCGGAGGCGGCGCGGCCGGCGGCGTTCCCATCATGTTTTCCAGAATCCATGCGCCGCGCAAAACCGACGACGTCCGGTTCGGATACGAGGTCACCATCAGCACGGCGCCTTTGCCGAGCAGGCCGAAGCGATTCGGATCCGTCAAGGTCACGCGCCGGAACAGTGTGCCTCGCACATCGGGGATGTCGTAGTGCGCGGCAAGCCGCTCATTGACGAACGTGTAATCGGCGCTCACGAAATCCATGACGTTGCGGTCTTGACGAATGATGTACTCGACGAACATTTCCATCTCGCGGCGGAGCGCCTGGCGGAGGCTCTGATCGAAATTCGCAAACAGGACGGCATCCGGCTCGATCTTGTCCATATCGCGGATCTTCAGCCACTGGAAGGCAAAATTGCTGACGAGCGACTTCGAGCGCTCGTCCGCCAGCATCCGTTTGACCTGTTGTTCGAGAACCGAAGGCTGGCTCAGCTTCTTCTGCACCGCCAGGTCGAGCAGCGTCTTGTCCGGCCCCTGGCTCCACAAAAAGAACGATAGCCGCGAGGCCAGTTCGAGATCGCTGATCTTGTAGATCGCGCCCGGCGCGGCATTGGCGGGAGTGGTTTCGGCGCGATACAGAAATTTGGGGCTGGCCAGAATGGCCATCAGGCCGGTTTGAATACCTGAGTCGAAGTTTCCCGACGACCGGCCGTCTTTGAAGAATGCCAGCGGCGCGGCCAGGTCATGATCCGTGACCGGCCGGCGAAACGCCTGACGGGCGATGTTCGAGAGGATCTTGGTCGCGCAGGGCACCTCATCGGCCTCGTTCGCGGGCTTGCAGATGAAGATGTGCTGGCGGTTCTCCGAATCCGCAACGGCGTTCAGCGGCGTGTATGGACCAACCACTTGAACCGCTCCGTTGGGAACTCCGCCTCCGCGTCCACCGCGGCCGCCACCACCACCGCCGCCTCCCGGAATGAACGACTGCAGGGTGTTTTCAGATTCAACAAAACTGCGCTGTGGATTGGCCAGACCGACCTTGTGCTTGCCGGTTCGGACGGCGGCACGGCCGGCAGTTGGAACGCGGACGCCGTCCACCGTCACGATTCCCGCTCCGTTGATCCGGAATTCGTAGTCACCATCCGCC is from Terriglobia bacterium and encodes:
- a CDS encoding DUF1552 domain-containing protein gives rise to the protein MFITKKHLSRRTFLRGAGVAVGLPLLEAMIPAATALSQTAAAPLPRMGFIYFPHGAIMDRWTPAAEGSDFEITPILKPLEKFRKQLTIVSGLENKAAIAPPVHALSPGTWLGGVAPRKSQSPWAGVTIDQIAAKHLGQDTPFPSLEVATESRGSGGACDREYGCSYSGTISFRTPSTPLPMETEPRKLFQRLFGQGDDARERKNIARQYSSLLDLVSEEAADLQRSLGPRDKTVVNDYLDSVREIESRVQKMEARDLSKLNLPAAPAAAPLPFDAHINLMFDMIALAFQANLTRVFTFMMCAEATSLTYNQIGVPDAFHAISHHQNDKTRIEKLVKIQTYHSEIMAKFATKLAGLPDGDGSMLDHSIMLFGSNMSNSNAHNHYPLPSAIIGGAYGKIKGNQHLKYPDQTPLSDLLLTLVNRAGIPVEKIGDDGTKVFSEV
- a CDS encoding ATP-binding cassette domain-containing protein → MTHPLIEFERVTVMRGHTMALNNVSLKIGLGEHVAILGPNGCGKSTLIKAITRECYPVIQEGSSVRIMGEDRWEVWELRKLLGIVSADLMATCTRAISGREIVLSGFFSSIGIWPHQEMDITPEMEERANRALEMLEVSHLAERDTAEMSSGEARRVLLARALVHDPRALLLDEPSTALDLSAQHELRSMLRKLAQSGIGIVMVTHHLSDLIPEMDRVVLMRGGKVIADGPTRDVLVEEKLSALFGHRVELLERDGYYNLW
- a CDS encoding ankyrin repeat domain-containing protein, whose amino-acid sequence is MRIRVLLCAALFTGAMGAVSAAFSAGVDDASSALLRAVHNNDAAAVDRLIKSGANVASVNAKNEYDATPLTEAALNGNTAIMEKLLKAGADANLPAADGMTALMIVARGTNVAAAKLLLDHGANVNAAEQQKKQTALMWAAAQNQPAMVKELIAHHADVNARAFVNPTANAMFTDATPLDWPSEVSTEPRAQYRAPGGLTPLLYAAREGCVDCVRALIAGGANIDLQDPEGVTPLIMAVSNMHFDAAAVLIKAGANVDKWDLWGRSPLWCAVDVNTLPHGGRADRPSLDETTSLQIIAMILDVGANPNLQLKLLPPYRNIGADRGVDGMLTIGATPLLRAAKGLDAPAIALLLKHGANPNLPNMRGTTPTMAAAGLGSVDADTRGVFTTEDTAQRSVDSLKLILDAGGEINAHDNIRGQTPLHGAAFWGWNPAVELLVAHGADLNAKDNNGKTPIDSALGKAGGNSRGGQRIDVHEDTAALLRKLMAGTGH
- a CDS encoding DUF1592 domain-containing protein; the protein is MCSVPRSSVSFAAAAAQAPQRALLDQYCVGCHNQRAKTAGLSFDTMDLSDVSKQPEIWEKAVRKLRGGLMPPPGSRQPDRATVEAFVASLETALDQVAAKSPNPGGVTLHRLNRAEYAASIHELFDIDVDAAALLPVDDISEGFDNMASVLKVSPSFLDQYINAARAVSREAVGQAPSAEKPASVVLRGTLDANPYVDGGLPVGTQAVMLTEYLFPADGDYEFRINGAGIVTVDGVRVPTAGRAAVRTGKHKVGLANPQRSFVESENTLQSFIPGGGGGGGGRGGRGGGVPNGAVQVVGPYTPLNAVADSENRQHIFICKPANEADEVPCATKILSNIARQAFRRPVTDHDLAAPLAFFKDGRSSGNFDSGIQTGLMAILASPKFLYRAETTPANAAPGAIYKISDLELASRLSFFLWSQGPDKTLLDLAVQKKLSQPSVLEQQVKRMLADERSKSLVSNFAFQWLKIRDMDKIEPDAVLFANFDQSLRQALRREMEMFVEYIIRQDRNVMDFVSADYTFVNERLAAHYDIPDVRGTLFRRVTLTDPNRFGLLGKGAVLMVTSYPNRTSSVLRGAWILENMMGTPPAAPPPDVEGFKETKEGERPKSVREIMEQHRSKPTCNGCHGVLDPLGFAMENFDAVGAWRTKDRWAVTPIDASGKLSDGTPVNGPIDVRKALERRPDQFVQTLTEKLMMYALGRSVEYYDMPAVRKIVRDSAKEDRRFSSIVMGIVKSAPFQMQKADEVKSN